The genomic interval CATCAAAGACAAAGTTGAACTGCTTCAGGCGATCAATGATGATGTTTTCAAGCAAGATCCGCGGGTGATCAAAGCCAGTGTGAATTTCAGCGATAGTGAAAATTATATCCTGGTGGTCAATTCTGAAGGCGGGATTGCCACTGACTATCAACCTATGTTACGGATCTCAGTCGGATGCACCGCCGAGGAAGATGGAAAACGTGAGAATAACTACTTCGATTATTCTGCCCGTGATGATATCAGCTTTTTAACTCCAGAACGTCTCAAAATATTGCCGCAAGAAGCAGTTGCCCGTACCGTCAAATTATTTGAAGCACAGACACCCCCGGCTGGTGAAATGTCAGTGGTTTTGGCAGCCGGCAGTTCGGGCATTTTACTCCACGAAGCTATCGGACACGGTATGGAAGCTGATTTTAATCGTCAGGGGATTTCAGTTTTCTCAGATATGATCAATAAAAAAGTAGCTAAGGATTTTGTTACTATAGTAGATAATGGCACCAATCCTCATGTCCGTGGTTCCATCAATGTAGATGATGAAGGTTATCCCTCACAAGAAACTGTGCTGGTGGAAAACGGTGTGCTGCGAACCTTTATGCATGACCGTATTTCGGCTACTCATTACGGGGTTAAGCCAACAGGCAGTGGACGTCGGGAATCCTTTAAGCACAATCCCATGCCCCGGATGCGCAACACCTACATGAAAAGTGGTCCTCACAAGTATGCTGAAATCATTGCCAGTGTAAAACATGGGATCATCGCAGATCAATTCACCAACGGTCAGGTCAATATCGGACCTGGAGATTTCACTTTTTATGTAAAATCAGGTTCTTTGATCGAGGATGGAAAAATTACGGGTCCCATCAAAGATGTAAATATTATTGGGAACGGACCGGAAGTATTGTCAAGGGTGACTATGGTGGCTGATGATATGGCTATGGCTGAAGGCGGCTGGACCTGTGGGAAAAATGGCCAGAGCGTTCCCGTATCCATGGGTATGCCCAGTGTGTTGGTGTCATCCATTACAGTGGGAGGTAGAGGTTAATTATGGAAAAGAATGTCTATTTAGATCTGGGATATTGGGTACAGAAAAAAGCCAAACAACTGGGTGCCTCTGAATCAGCTCTGGGTATTAACCATGCCCGTAGTGTCTCCGTTGATTTTCGGGATGGCAAGGTGGAAAAACTCAAGGAATCGACTCAGCAGGCTATGTGGATCGAGATCTTTGCCAAAGGGCGCTATTCCAATCATTCCACCAATGATCTCAGGAAAGAGTCGTTGGAAAAATTTATTGCCAATGCAGTTGATCTTACCGGGTTTCTGGAAAAGGATGAATTTCGTAAACTGCCGGATCCTGGGTTATACAAGGGTCAATCAGAAGCTGATTTGGATCTGAGCGATGCCAAGCAGGGTGATGTCACAGCTGATGAACGTCTCCAGCGGGCCAAAAATCTGGGGGAAACCCTTGGAGGTAAAGATGATCGGATCATTTCGGTTTCCTCGGGCTTTCATGATAGTCACAGCGAAACGTATCATCTGAAATCCAATGGTTTTGAGGGTCACAAGGAATCCACCTCATTCACCCATGGTGCTTCAGTGTCCATTCAGGGTGAGGGGGATAAAAAGCCTGAGGGCTGGCGTTATTATCGAGCGCGACATCTGGAAGATCTGGTGGGTGCTGAGCAGACTGCTTTGGAAGCATTGGAACGGACGAAGGCACGGTTGGGGGCTGAGAAAATCCCTTCTGAGACCATGCCTATGCTCTTAGAAAATTCCAATGCTGCGGGTCTTTTATGGCGAATGATGTATCCCCTGAGCGCCTCGGCGATTCAACAGAAGAATTCCTTTCTGGAAGGTAAAAAAGATTCACAGATTGCATCGGAAG from Candidatus Neomarinimicrobiota bacterium carries:
- a CDS encoding TldD/PmbA family protein, whose translation is MSRRDFVKITGTGLALATLPGFIRSGFAGVAPDDNPYKFYFQRFGIDEDTVQKVMAEALHYGGDYCDLFFQNQLSNSIRLQDNIVNSASTNVTLGVGIRVLKGDQTGYSFTEDISLASMKAAARTAAGIASGSAKKAPETFNATQLMNYYETQVSWEDVGIKDKVELLQAINDDVFKQDPRVIKASVNFSDSENYILVVNSEGGIATDYQPMLRISVGCTAEEDGKRENNYFDYSARDDISFLTPERLKILPQEAVARTVKLFEAQTPPAGEMSVVLAAGSSGILLHEAIGHGMEADFNRQGISVFSDMINKKVAKDFVTIVDNGTNPHVRGSINVDDEGYPSQETVLVENGVLRTFMHDRISATHYGVKPTGSGRRESFKHNPMPRMRNTYMKSGPHKYAEIIASVKHGIIADQFTNGQVNIGPGDFTFYVKSGSLIEDGKITGPIKDVNIIGNGPEVLSRVTMVADDMAMAEGGWTCGKNGQSVPVSMGMPSVLVSSITVGGRG
- a CDS encoding TldD/PmbA family protein gives rise to the protein MEKNVYLDLGYWVQKKAKQLGASESALGINHARSVSVDFRDGKVEKLKESTQQAMWIEIFAKGRYSNHSTNDLRKESLEKFIANAVDLTGFLEKDEFRKLPDPGLYKGQSEADLDLSDAKQGDVTADERLQRAKNLGETLGGKDDRIISVSSGFHDSHSETYHLKSNGFEGHKESTSFTHGASVSIQGEGDKKPEGWRYYRARHLEDLVGAEQTALEALERTKARLGAEKIPSETMPMLLENSNAAGLLWRMMYPLSASAIQQKNSFLEGKKDSQIASEALTILDNPSIVRGLGSRYYDGDGIAAKQMPLITNGVLNNYFVDVYYGNKLGWKPTSGGASNLIVQPGARSGLEIEAGLDRAILVTDWLGGNANPTTGDFSLGVAGWLIENGKRVKSITEMNISGNYSELLMNLVEVGNDPWIHSSFRTPTMLFDKVSFSGS